The Caulifigura coniformis genome includes a region encoding these proteins:
- a CDS encoding glucose-1-phosphate adenylyltransferase: protein MHNIACIVLGGGKGTRLLPLTAERSKPAVPLAGKYRIIDIPISNCINSGIRRIYLLTQFNSVSLHRHIRQTYTFDQFSNGFVEILAAQQTNEGEAWYQGTADAVRKQLRYLQQPGIDYVLILSGDQLYRMDFRDMLKYHQQSKADVTIAALPVDAAKAASFGIMRVNDDFRVEGFLEKPKTKAELDLVRTSPDWIDARGIPSEGRDCLANMGIYLFNRKTLVEMLEKTTYADFGKEVFPAAIRARKVQLHLFDGYWEDIGTIRSFFEANLALAAPNPPFRLDLHDSPIYTHARFLPPTRIDGASIIGSLVADGCRIEQGAVVKNSMIGLRCYIGPDATIQESVLMGADEYGSQGERTGDEPALGIGQGAVIERAIVDKNCRIGDRVTLRLPKGFPENGERGPVLVRDGIIVVPKGTSLPDGWTF from the coding sequence ATGCACAACATTGCCTGCATCGTCCTTGGCGGCGGGAAAGGAACCCGCCTGCTTCCCCTGACGGCCGAGAGGTCGAAGCCGGCGGTCCCCCTGGCCGGGAAGTACCGGATCATCGACATCCCGATCTCCAACTGCATCAATAGCGGGATCCGGCGCATCTACCTTCTGACCCAGTTCAACTCGGTCAGCCTCCATCGTCACATCCGCCAGACCTATACATTCGACCAGTTCTCAAACGGATTCGTCGAGATCCTGGCCGCCCAGCAGACGAACGAAGGCGAGGCCTGGTATCAGGGAACGGCCGACGCCGTCCGCAAGCAGCTCCGCTACCTGCAGCAGCCAGGCATCGACTACGTCCTGATCCTCTCCGGCGATCAGCTCTACCGGATGGACTTCCGGGACATGCTGAAATACCACCAGCAATCGAAGGCCGACGTCACCATCGCCGCCCTCCCCGTCGACGCCGCAAAAGCCGCCTCCTTCGGCATCATGCGGGTGAATGACGATTTCCGCGTGGAAGGATTCCTCGAGAAGCCCAAGACGAAGGCCGAGCTCGACCTCGTCCGCACCAGCCCCGACTGGATCGACGCCCGCGGCATCCCCAGCGAGGGACGCGATTGCCTCGCCAACATGGGCATCTACCTCTTCAACCGCAAAACCCTCGTCGAGATGCTCGAAAAGACGACCTACGCCGACTTCGGCAAGGAAGTCTTCCCCGCCGCGATCCGCGCCCGCAAGGTGCAGCTCCACCTGTTCGACGGCTACTGGGAGGACATCGGGACGATCCGGTCGTTCTTCGAAGCCAACCTCGCGCTGGCTGCTCCCAATCCACCGTTCCGCCTCGACCTGCACGACTCTCCAATCTACACCCACGCACGCTTCCTCCCCCCGACACGCATCGACGGCGCATCGATCATCGGCAGCCTCGTCGCCGACGGCTGCCGCATCGAACAGGGGGCCGTCGTGAAGAACAGCATGATCGGCCTGCGGTGCTACATCGGGCCCGATGCCACCATCCAGGAGTCGGTCCTCATGGGCGCCGATGAGTATGGTTCCCAGGGCGAGCGCACGGGAGATGAACCGGCCCTCGGCATCGGCCAGGGCGCCGTCATCGAACGGGCCATCGTCGACAAGAACTGCCGCATCGGCGACCGCGTCACTCTCCGCCTGCCGAAAGGGTTCCCCGAAAACGGCGAACGCGGTCCGGTCCTCGTCCGCGACGGCATCATCGTCGTTCCCAAGGGAACCAGTCTGCCGGACGGCTGGACGTTCTAA
- a CDS encoding Vgb family protein, which yields MPNSSCIATPVQLSLASLVLALCAASSVEAATLRGTVQSGEGRRSTPLSEVAVTLYEATTGAPTVVGEATTDRSGKFTISTPSKTSSSIFFVTADVGDGALLVTILGPDLPSRATVNELTTVAASYSMAQFYRTGVISGNSFGLRIAAGMSNNIASPETGESSRVLQKSPNADETNSLRLTRSLGNLMAACVSYSLVRSTFFGLTTPEGGTAPENTAVALANLARDPGKNVELIFALTLIDSSYYSGLFGMPDAWTVAVKVNDSGSNRYMFGGPAAIAFDTDGNAWIANNVVQGGTQSAKHVMVLKPNGEPSDGKSNTPKSPLSGGGILGVGLGVTIDPFGSAWFSNFGWGGDNPTEEGNGSVSQFLTTGKAVSPKDAYQGGPVRGQGIQSDDQGNIWISSLGNDSVFVFPGGDPCQSSGVELYPGSQPFGMAIAPDGSAWVTASGGILGEHPSAVGKFHLNGEGEAELDFIHFVGNALKAIIVDSAGNAWFSSQGDSTVYAYSPDGTQIGAFSGDGGVFHPWGITVDGEDNIWVANFGPLELDSNFTQGRVSRLCGANPAGWPPGKTLGDPLSPDTGYTLPSAGSEVLLANGTPLYGKNSEPSYAPLMRQTGLSIDQAGNVWTCNNWKPRFRTDITSNPGGDGIVIFVGLAPPPAKLR from the coding sequence ATGCCGAACTCTTCCTGTATCGCGACTCCCGTCCAGCTCTCTCTTGCCTCGCTCGTCCTGGCATTGTGTGCGGCTTCCTCCGTCGAAGCCGCCACGCTGCGGGGAACCGTTCAGTCGGGAGAAGGGCGACGTTCAACGCCGCTGTCCGAGGTGGCGGTCACCCTCTATGAGGCGACGACTGGCGCGCCGACAGTTGTCGGCGAAGCAACCACGGACAGGTCAGGAAAATTCACGATCTCGACCCCATCGAAAACGTCATCCAGCATCTTCTTCGTGACCGCAGACGTCGGCGACGGCGCCCTGCTCGTGACAATTCTCGGCCCCGACCTCCCCTCCAGGGCGACGGTCAACGAACTCACCACCGTCGCTGCCAGCTATTCCATGGCCCAGTTCTACCGGACGGGCGTGATCTCGGGAAATTCATTCGGACTGCGGATCGCGGCCGGGATGAGCAACAACATCGCCTCCCCCGAGACGGGCGAGTCGTCCAGGGTCCTGCAGAAGTCGCCCAATGCCGATGAAACGAATTCGCTGCGTCTGACCCGCTCGCTCGGCAACCTGATGGCGGCGTGCGTCTCCTATTCCCTTGTCCGTTCGACCTTCTTTGGACTGACGACGCCCGAAGGCGGTACGGCCCCTGAAAATACCGCCGTCGCGTTGGCCAATCTCGCGCGCGATCCCGGAAAGAACGTCGAGTTGATCTTCGCGCTCACACTCATCGACAGTTCCTATTACTCAGGGCTCTTCGGCATGCCCGACGCGTGGACTGTCGCCGTGAAGGTCAACGACTCCGGCAGCAACCGGTACATGTTCGGCGGCCCGGCCGCCATCGCCTTCGACACTGATGGCAACGCCTGGATCGCCAACAACGTCGTCCAGGGAGGCACTCAGTCCGCGAAGCACGTCATGGTCCTGAAGCCCAACGGCGAGCCGTCCGACGGGAAGAGCAATACTCCGAAGTCGCCTCTCAGCGGTGGCGGCATTCTGGGAGTCGGCCTGGGAGTGACCATCGATCCCTTCGGAAGCGCCTGGTTCAGCAACTTCGGATGGGGCGGCGACAATCCCACCGAGGAGGGAAATGGCAGCGTCTCGCAGTTCCTGACGACGGGGAAAGCCGTCTCGCCGAAAGACGCATATCAGGGCGGCCCCGTTCGGGGTCAGGGCATCCAGTCCGACGACCAGGGAAACATCTGGATCTCGAGCCTCGGCAATGACAGCGTGTTCGTCTTCCCGGGCGGTGATCCCTGCCAGTCGAGCGGTGTCGAACTCTATCCCGGAAGTCAGCCCTTCGGCATGGCGATCGCGCCCGATGGCAGCGCCTGGGTCACCGCCAGCGGAGGCATCCTCGGCGAGCACCCCAGCGCCGTGGGCAAGTTCCACTTGAACGGCGAGGGCGAGGCTGAGCTCGATTTCATTCATTTCGTCGGGAATGCCTTGAAGGCGATCATCGTCGATTCCGCCGGAAACGCCTGGTTCTCGTCGCAGGGGGACAGCACGGTGTATGCCTACAGCCCTGATGGCACGCAGATCGGTGCGTTCAGCGGCGACGGGGGCGTGTTCCATCCCTGGGGCATCACCGTCGACGGCGAGGACAACATCTGGGTCGCCAACTTCGGCCCGTTGGAACTCGACAGCAACTTCACGCAGGGACGCGTTTCCAGGTTGTGCGGCGCCAATCCCGCAGGCTGGCCTCCCGGAAAGACCCTCGGCGACCCTCTCTCGCCCGACACCGGCTACACCCTCCCCTCCGCGGGCAGCGAAGTGCTGCTGGCCAATGGCACGCCGCTCTACGGCAAGAACTCGGAACCGAGCTATGCACCGCTCATGCGCCAGACCGGCCTGTCGATCGACCAGGCCGGGAACGTCTGGACCTGCAACAACTGGAAGCCGCGTTTCCGCACCGACATCACCTCCAATCCGGGCGGCGACGGCATCGTGATCTTCGTGGGACTTGCCCCACCGCCGGCGAAACTGCGCTGA
- a CDS encoding YdcF family protein, with amino-acid sequence MNRIEAAERTLFDWLALRDPLPTSPCDAVIGFGHFDLAIPWHCAGLVRRGAAIRMIFTGGIGAGTADLGGPEADSFAAELAIQHPDLAQQVVIENRSTNTAENIRFTREILSHCNPPLALGAAIRSVLLVATPCRMRRVALTWRKLAPETPAWSSPPDTGYEALSTLYASKGESIRDQLIGEFDRIRDYPLRGWIAQIEIPPSIEECANIIRNSLRPGAPSANA; translated from the coding sequence ATGAACAGAATCGAAGCCGCGGAACGCACGCTCTTCGATTGGCTCGCGCTGCGCGATCCGCTGCCGACGTCCCCCTGCGACGCGGTGATCGGTTTCGGCCACTTCGATCTGGCGATTCCGTGGCACTGTGCCGGCCTCGTCAGGCGAGGGGCCGCGATACGAATGATCTTCACAGGCGGAATCGGCGCCGGAACGGCCGACCTCGGCGGCCCCGAAGCGGACTCCTTCGCTGCCGAACTGGCGATCCAGCATCCTGATCTCGCGCAGCAGGTCGTCATCGAGAACCGTTCGACGAACACGGCCGAGAACATCCGTTTCACGCGCGAAATCCTCTCCCACTGCAATCCGCCGCTGGCCTTGGGCGCGGCGATCCGATCCGTGCTGCTCGTGGCGACTCCTTGCCGCATGCGCCGCGTCGCGCTGACCTGGCGAAAACTGGCGCCGGAAACCCCCGCGTGGAGTTCGCCTCCCGACACCGGCTACGAAGCTCTGAGCACTTTGTACGCGAGTAAGGGAGAATCAATTCGGGACCAGCTGATCGGTGAGTTCGACCGGATCCGCGACTACCCGCTCCGGGGTTGGATCGCGCAAATCGAGATCCCGCCCTCCATCGAGGAATGTGCGAACATCATCAGAAACTCATTAAGACCCGGCGCCCCCTCAGCGAACGCCTGA
- a CDS encoding CocE/NonD family hydrolase: MPIAPERVATGWRNAPVSILLLVAGFGILGPNRSFSADAATASQNKPAAAPPLPAAELVVRGSVEQIHVIHSRPGSSVTVLGPQGEMLSASTDRLGGLIVRNMVPGDGYRVEVEGVDAPFPVWVLRRDEHPAPNFYRAQKLEPTQGYLTVRDGTLLCYRVVLPDPEIHGAGPYDLLITYSGYQPGLKTPDVHQNQPFEKFSALGYAVAGVNMRGSGCSGGAFDLMEPLTWLDGYDVIETFAAQPWVDDVALGDQSWPGLTQLYVAATQPPSLDAIVAGSVVGDFYRDVFYPGGIPNTGFGLLWPGGRDIENAWPTKRKEVNALVQHDPIAALNQALRGQNVNTVETVRSHPFHGDYWQSRSAEELVGRITVPTLQIVSWQDAQCGGRPAALFERFPKSTPVRLVGVNGFHQYWSGAVWEEIVEFLDVYLDDEHPEKIARYESKDRFVALLESDAKGNVRGRFTQPRFVSSGDGQHFELGVDLSADDADQPDRASTFHYDVRPGSWTAPSQDRSTFTSAALTRQTVMAGPGSVDLEIAIAADDVDLQATLSEVRPDGQEMLIQSGWLRASHRLLNEKASTPLRPHHLHTAEAVRKVAPGEPTKLRIELFPFAHVFRPGSRIRLTISGPGGGSNAWPWGFQTLPGGFDVRILHDGKEHGSSVVLPVVEPNNAEIPSSLPEADKVWLQPSRVVDGG, from the coding sequence GTGCCCATCGCTCCCGAGAGAGTCGCAACTGGTTGGCGGAATGCCCCGGTTTCCATCCTGCTTCTGGTCGCAGGTTTCGGCATTCTCGGACCGAATCGCTCATTTTCAGCGGATGCCGCCACGGCGTCGCAGAACAAACCCGCCGCCGCCCCGCCACTCCCGGCGGCTGAACTCGTCGTTCGCGGCAGCGTCGAACAGATTCACGTCATCCACTCCCGGCCCGGATCGTCGGTGACCGTCCTTGGTCCGCAGGGAGAAATGCTTTCGGCCTCCACGGACCGACTGGGCGGACTCATCGTTCGCAACATGGTGCCGGGAGACGGTTATCGGGTCGAGGTCGAAGGGGTCGATGCTCCATTCCCGGTGTGGGTTCTGCGCCGGGACGAGCACCCGGCCCCGAACTTCTACAGGGCCCAGAAACTCGAGCCGACGCAGGGCTATCTCACCGTCCGCGACGGCACGTTGCTCTGCTACCGCGTCGTCCTCCCCGATCCAGAGATTCATGGCGCCGGCCCTTACGATCTGCTGATCACCTACTCGGGCTATCAACCTGGCCTCAAGACGCCCGACGTCCACCAGAACCAGCCCTTCGAGAAGTTCTCTGCGCTGGGCTATGCCGTCGCCGGCGTCAACATGCGCGGCAGCGGCTGCTCGGGAGGGGCCTTCGATCTCATGGAGCCGCTCACCTGGCTGGACGGCTACGACGTCATCGAAACGTTCGCGGCCCAGCCCTGGGTCGATGACGTCGCGCTCGGCGACCAGTCCTGGCCGGGTCTGACTCAGCTGTATGTCGCGGCCACGCAGCCCCCCTCGCTCGATGCGATCGTCGCCGGCTCGGTCGTTGGAGACTTCTATCGCGACGTCTTCTATCCGGGCGGAATTCCAAACACGGGGTTCGGCCTCCTCTGGCCGGGCGGCCGCGACATTGAGAACGCATGGCCGACGAAGCGGAAGGAAGTGAACGCCCTCGTCCAGCACGACCCGATCGCCGCGCTGAACCAGGCTCTTCGCGGGCAGAACGTCAATACGGTCGAAACGGTCAGGTCTCATCCGTTTCACGGCGACTATTGGCAAAGCCGGTCCGCCGAGGAGCTTGTCGGCCGCATCACGGTTCCGACGCTCCAGATTGTTTCGTGGCAGGATGCGCAGTGCGGCGGTCGACCCGCCGCACTGTTCGAGCGGTTCCCGAAGTCGACGCCCGTCCGCCTCGTCGGAGTGAATGGCTTCCACCAGTATTGGTCAGGGGCGGTCTGGGAGGAGATCGTCGAGTTTCTCGACGTCTATCTCGACGACGAACACCCCGAAAAAATCGCCCGATACGAATCGAAGGACCGCTTCGTCGCTCTGCTGGAATCGGATGCAAAGGGAAACGTCCGCGGCCGGTTCACGCAACCTCGCTTCGTTTCGTCAGGAGATGGCCAGCACTTCGAACTCGGCGTCGATCTCTCGGCCGACGACGCCGACCAGCCGGACCGTGCCAGTACATTTCACTACGACGTCAGGCCAGGGAGTTGGACCGCCCCCTCCCAGGATCGATCGACGTTCACCTCCGCCGCGCTGACGCGACAGACAGTGATGGCCGGCCCAGGCTCCGTCGATCTCGAGATCGCCATCGCGGCGGATGATGTCGACCTGCAGGCGACGCTCTCCGAAGTGCGCCCCGATGGCCAGGAAATGCTGATCCAGAGCGGGTGGCTTCGCGCCAGCCATCGTCTGCTCAATGAGAAGGCGTCAACGCCGCTTCGGCCGCACCATCTGCACACCGCCGAAGCGGTCCGTAAGGTCGCTCCCGGCGAACCCACGAAGCTGCGGATCGAACTCTTCCCGTTCGCGCATGTCTTCCGACCCGGATCTCGCATCCGCCTGACGATTTCCGGACCGGGCGGCGGGAGCAACGCGTGGCCGTGGGGCTTTCAGACGCTCCCGGGCGGGTTCGACGTGCGAATCCTCCACGATGGAAAAGAACACGGCAGTTCGGTCGTTCTGCCGGTCGTTGAGCCAAACAACGCCGAAATCCCATCCTCGCTCCCCGAGGCCGACAAGGTGTGGCTCCAGCCGAGTCGAGTGGTGGACGGCGGCTGA